From the genome of Branchiostoma floridae strain S238N-H82 chromosome 8, Bfl_VNyyK, whole genome shotgun sequence:
CGCTGAGTCGCGTCGAGATGGTAGCAGTTCGACAAATGCCTTCGGAGCTCCGCTTACTCTGCAAGCAgtggttgagtcgcgtagatatagtagaagtcggaaaaattacTTAAGAGGAGCGCCgatgtaatttttccgactactactatatctacgcgactcaacctctgcttggagattaagaggagcgccggtgtaatttttccgactactactatatctacgcgactcaacctctgcttggagagtaaccagGGCTATGAAGTCAGCTGACAAGTTGCCAAAATGTTGGCAGGTAGAAACTTTTGGTCATGTTAAAGAACTTTTCCTTGAAAAGTTAATAGTCTAGAGAGAAGTGAGGAACAATGATTCTCTTACGTCGAtgtaagttagacatccaggtaataagatacgccaaaaagtagttattcaagcaactggatttctttgtaacgaaatggaccattggtttgattattgtccattcacaagttttccaaaaccatatccagttgcttgagtaactactttttggcaatgATTCTCTCAAACCACATAAACGATGTATTAGGAATGGTCTGGGCAATGTTGATTCTCGGAGGTGAATTTGTTGATAAATGTGCTCATCATGCCATTGTGTCAGTAATCTGAGCTGCTGTATGATTGGACTGAAGTTAAGTTTTTGCAGTCTGAATTTACAGTTGAATGAAGTCCCTGTGATTTGACTTGTGTTGGCAAAAACACTCATAATTTAGACAGAGCAATAAtccatgtacatgatgtatatgtgtatgtatcttCTCTGGCTTCTAATACTGGTGTTGGCTTTCAATACTTGAAGGGTTAACTAAGAATTATGTAAGTGTTTGGCAAAACATCCTCAAAAGGAATGCATAGCATGAAAAAACTAATTAAGATAAGTGTTTTAGGTATacaaatactttgaaaatgaGTCAACTGCTCCTGTGGATGGTGCAaatatttattgaaaattcCAACAGGTGACACGGGTGAAAGATTCGATTTGCATCATGATGAATAGGTCTTCATACATCTCTATCTATGTATACTGGGTGTACCCTTGTGGTTGGTCATATGTCTACATATGGAAAACTATACTGTGACACCAGTTACATTCATGGCATTGTCATTAACcctgcctaaataccacaaagaGCAATGGGGCTCCTTTTATCTTTTTCAACTACCTTACAGctcatacatgtagaataacAAGATACTGTAGCCATACATGATACAGTGTAAGAGCTGTCAATGTCACCAACAATGGTATACACATGCACATTTAGTTTTGACTTTAACATGGCCATTCAATATCAAGTGGGGGGACATCCAGAACGTCAATATTGGTGCACTCAGCTGGTTGCAGTACCAACGCGAATAGCTAGATGGCTGCATGGTGCACTGCAAAACTTTAGATGTGAATCTACAACTAAACTTAAGTTGGGTTGAGAGTGCATCTTTTGGTCTTTTTGGGCGTATACATAACTTACCTATTAGTAAGTCCTGCAATATACAGtgttaggtacatgtatatgactttTTCTTGGGCTCCTTACATTTGCATTTCTTAAGTCTGTTGGCCATCTTAAGACTGATATCGATAACAACATATATCTGAACTCACACCACTGACACATGTAGttagaatttttctttcttgtgatcTAGAGGCAAAAGAATAAGCATGCATATATAGATTCACTCTTGTAGCCaatatacagatacatacatacagcacaCTATAGAGTGTCATGTGTTTATTAGTAAGGTATGTTACTAGGCTATAGCATCGTTTTGTATGTACAGAAAAGGCTGCACACCAGGCACTAGACTTCAGTGCAACGGTCAGCTACATATCAGGTACTTGTACTGGTCTTAGCAAAACACTTCGAACATGCAAGTGTTAGGTGAAGGGTGACTGAGAAATAGGTGGAAACATCCATTTGTTACTTTTGCATGGGGGTAGCTTTTTGTTTTGCAATGATATGTTAGTAATGTTACCAATATATGATTAAGAAAAATGGGaaaagtttgctacatttgtatgacaTATACTTTCTTAATTTCCTTAATTTCCTTAATGATATACAATAATATGTTGATATGAATCTATAATCAGTGAAGAAGGCCTAACTCATCAGTGTGTCGTGATGAACTGTCAAATATGTTCAGTAACTCTGATGAGTATGATTTATCTAGTTCAGATCTCCTTGATGTCTTAAAACCTTAAAAAGTCCAGAcctggcggaatatggtgcaatATCCTGCGTCAtagtgaatacatgtatataattttttttcccgaacaaaACTGTAAAACTGTTGAATGGAGGTGTAAGATGCTTGGCCGTAGATGTCGAAAGTTGCACACAGCCCAACGAAAACGCCTCCCTGTGGAATCAGGTAGAGGTGGAGGCCGACTTTTTGCCTTTCTTCAGCTTGAAGTCCTTGTACTTGTTCTGGATGGTCAGGGCAGCCTTTTCCGTTTCCGGGTCGTTGAGGTCAATGTCgatctcttcctcctcctgatTGGTCGTCTCCTCCACGCTCTTGGATTTACGGGCCATCGCTGTGGCAAAAGAACGAATGCAAGATGTCATTTCAGGCCAGACGGAAACAAAATAACCCATGGAGGTAATGTGGTTGGCATTTCACTCATCAGATTAAGGTACATCAGATTCTCCAAATTGTATTTGGAAAATTCACTCAGTCTGATAGATCCTAGTATTACCACTCAGTGCGTATAAATGAATCTAAGTCAATGGCAGGTCATCTCAGTACACAgtttatatgtttatatatTCATTAGGACTTaaatgatgtaatctgtatctctgaaATATCTTATCGGACCCTTACTTCTTCTCtcgtgacctcaatgaaaagcggcctgcatgCCAATTTGAGATTTATGAaaagataaaggttcaaacaaacaaacaacaggacACTAGTTCTCTGCTCTAGAGTGTCAGTGGAAGCGCATACGCAGATGTAGAAGTAATTTTCAGGATTTCTGATGTGACAGTCTCATTCTCAGTCAACTTAAGGTGCGAAGCCGACATATTTTCTGGAGACCTCGGTTTACTCGGTTTATTCCTCAAAGCCTTTAGGATAACATTTTAGTGGAAGACAGACGTCAATGGAGTTCACGATAAGGCGAGATCAAAGACTTGGGCTTGTAGCTCCTCGCTCATGGCTGGATATTCATCAGCTTGGCTGACAAGCCGCTCTCAGGAAACCAATTTACAAGCAGTGCTTTCAGCATGCTTCTTACAGGCTTATTGGTTTGTTTACAACTAATTTTACCTCAGCTCTCGTTACGTCCAGAAATGACCCGTTGTGTGGATATCTATCAATTAGATACATTGACTTTTCTCAAAAAGCTTCGAAGTCTATAAATTCGTCTACAACAAAAACTACATGAACCTATCTTTGAACGATATGTCGTATTCtagggtacatttgtatctctcactcactcactcgctcgctcactcactcactcactcatccttgCCGCATATCAGTCCATTTGTATTTGCACAGCCATCATGTTATGCCTGCCACAATGCTTTTTCCTTTTCTAATAAATTCTGGATTTCGTGTTTATCACTTTCCTTTGGCATTGCATACTTGTTTTACGAGGCCAGATCATGGGTTTAATGGCGTCTCCACTGCCAAGGCTTACCAAAAGAAACGTTTACAGGCTCGTTAAATGTGTACAAAGAGCAGTAAGCTCTTCGAAGCCTGTAGCAAGATATAAGTGTTTGACATATAGAAGAAGTAATATCCATTCATGATGTATTGTCAACCACATTATGGAAAAGTAAGAcgaaaattatttttaaaaaacacGGTATGGTATGTAACTTATTGAGTAGAACGCATTGACAGTATCTTTATGCACCTCATATATAACTGTAAAAGTCACATTCAGAGGCAGTTAACTGTGATACGTAGAGACCATGATATTTTATGGGATCAGGGAATGTGAAATATTGAAATGGCGGAAATGGATAGGGAATGGGGTTTTCCCGAGGAAGAGTTAGGACATGTACGGGGATGGGCTACCGTAATTGTGTTCTGTACCGGAATCGTTCAGACGGAGTTCCACGGTGGAGTCGGGGTCCTCGGGACAGCTCCGTGCGTCCACACTCATGGACTTGTTAAACATGGCTGCAGATAAAACAGGACGGAGCACACAAAGATAGACTCTCTTTCCAAGGCCACAGGCGAGCCTTGGGACAGAGGTCCTGGGGAAACGCATTTTGTGGTGTGGACCGGTGCCCGCCATCTTACTGAATACTGTCCTTCAAAATCATTTAACGTCACGGAAAATACAAAGCATATCAAGACAACAGCTTCCTTAGATATATATCCAGTACAGAGGCAAGGCTGGAATTCCGTGGTATGGGGCATGCACTGATTCACAACATTTTACTCACAACGCAGAGACAGAGACATACATGGCTTTTTACAGATAATTAAAGACGACACAGTACCGGAAGATCAATGGGAATAACACACTGACACTGGACATGAGAATGGTGTTGTGCTAGGTACAGTCAAGTAGACTTTGACATTGTTCCGATAGACACAGAATGCGACAAGACAGTTACAAATGACACTGACAAGTGACATTGAACAAGGTCACAGTCAGCACTGCCACTGTAGACCTTTGGGGGTACAGTCAGTTGACATTAAACACAAGATAAGGGAAACCGGATACGTTAGAATGGATGAATAACACAGTGGGATGGGTAGCATTAACTTTGGCTACGACTTTCAAACACCTATATCGGTAATATAGACATGTTGTGATGGTTGATAATTGATTAATAACAACATGTTTGGTTTTAGCAAAggtctgtccatggtgctgatatcTGAGGTGCTTTAACGATacgttttgcaatttttttttgggggggggattAATCTATCAATCAAGCTCGTATTTATCTCTATAATAATTTACAACCAAAGTTTCAACTGTCAATGCAAAAGACAAGGAGCTTTAGACCATACGCATTAATAGCCATTGCTTATAGATAATCGAAACGGCTCAAAATGTCAGCTAACGGAGGGAGTGTATTGTAAATTGGTAATGGCGCGTGTGTGACCTTTAAAACATAGTCATCCCACTGTGGAACACAAATAAAGCATGAGAGGGAGCAGGTGCTGCTGCTTTATGAAATTCTCAGAAATTATATCGATCGTGCCGTTGTTGTTGTAGAGTAGAGAGAACGGGTTAAGGGCAATATTTCCAGCAATTACTCTATCCCTGCACACTGAGCTACCGTCTTTCTTTTAGCCGGAACTCGTTTCTAGCCGTTTTTATTGCTTGTCACTGCTGATATTAAAGAACTAAGGTAAAAACATGATAGATGTCTCATGGAAAGGGCGTTCATTTTCCAGCAGTCAGTCACAACCTATACGACTGTCTCCCTCTCGTATATCAAAGCAAACTGCTCTCGATAAATCGTTCATTCTACGTTGACAGATGAGGTCTTCTCAGAGCATCGTGATATGCCAGATATATCGTATCCAATGTTTCTGGATTGTCTTGGCGTGTTGGATTTGATGACTATTTGAGCTGTGAATCACCCAATGAAAAAGCGTTGCACCGCTAAAGTTTGACGTTTGTACTTTGTATCTTAAGCATAACAAATCCAGCAGTGCCCCAAAGGTTTTACCATTGATTGAAGGAAGTATCTTTAACATGTTGTGCACGGCAAGCGGTGGTCTGGTTGTACATCACGGCGTGTGTTCACATCTGCATTCATCCATCTCAGCCAATGGAGATGCACACCTGTGTTCCCCCATCATCTGTCTGATTGATGTACCGGTATTCAGCCAAAGCCGTCCTTTACAAACTGCGGGCCGTTAGAACATTTATCTCCGGCGCACTGACTGTGTGATATACCCCGCTACAGACAGGTCTTTTATCCCCGTCGACTAGAGGAAATTACTTCAGTACGATGGATGTGAAAGCACTGTTCTCAGGGACAATCTTGCTTAAAGGTCGCGGCATTTGGAAACCTTTCTGAAACGACCATTGTGGTGGAAAATGCATCTTTTAAAGTAGATTACGAAAGAGACGCAACTGTGATTTTGTAGTGCGGCAAATGATTAGAAAATATGGGCGCATGGTTGAAGGTGGTATTGCTGTGAAAAAACGGGATTGTATGAAAAATAATCATAGAAGCAAACTAGAATGGTGTTGCCAAGCTGTTTCTTTTGGGTTCACTTCCCATAAATCCGCCGTAAATTGCTATGGTTACCAGTATATCCGgcacatattgtttttgatgcTGATCAATCTAGCGTTACATGAAAAAAGAAGTAGAATTGTAATAATCATACCGTGCAAAACACCCTCGCCCAACTCCTCTGCCATCATAACCAACTTTTTTCTACTTGTTACTTGCCGCTATTCTGTGTACAGTTTCAAGGTGATTATACAAAAATGCTGATGCGACTGATACTTTGACATGCATTTTCAGAGGCTGCCAAGAAACATCGTTAAGATCTTTCTCAGTGTTAAGATTACCCATGTCTTGACGTGTGCGGTAGGAGGCAATCTTATCGGGACTGTCGGGATCAGTATCTCTGGCACATCCCCCTGTATGTGTTCACAGTTAGATCAACACATATCAACTTAATGTACCGACGCATCAGCCCGGGATATAAAAGTTTTGCAGTTTTCAGTTGACAGAGCAACAGAATGTACTTCGTGGAGGAAATCAGTCCTATGTGGGAGTGTGGGAGTAAAGTACATGATCTACCATCAGAGCAAGCCTCCTTCATTGGCGTCTCTGggggtctgtttttttttttttttttttttggttgggggatggattcgcgatttttaactggGAATACGCCGAACagggaaaatatgccgggaaaggaaaatatgccggggaaggaatatataccgggaaATTTGTACAGGCCCCCATGGCCAGCACGCATGCAAGACTTCGGCGAGAACTGAgccatattaaaaaaaaaacttgctggGGGCTCGTACAAGCTTCTCagtatatattcctttcccggcatttttcctttcccggcatattttccttttccggcgtattcccggttaaacggttaaaaatcgcggcccccagagacgccggtgaaggaggcctATCGTGCCAGGCAGATCTATTCTGTCTTTACTGTTCTCCTGCGTCGGTCTTTATCGTCCCATGCCAGCATAGGCGTTGATCCTAAAATTGACGCTACTCTGATCTTGCATAGTGTGACTACACTCTTGACTATCGTTGTTGCCTCAGTTACATAAGTACAAGAAGTACTTGTCCATCATTGGTTACACTCAAAGCTCCATTTTGTATGTACTAGTTTAAAGTATCTAGTATCGTTGGATCTTTGCATTGCTTTCTGTACCTTATGCTGTACCGTACTCAATGTATCCACCTCTTCCGTAATCATGACACGACATTTTATGAACTACTTGTTTCACAATGATTGCATCTGTGATTTAGACGTTTCACGGATTTACATGTCAACATATTCGATAAAGAaatgatgatgttcgtccattGTCGTCTTGAagataaaatgttttcttgAAGGCAACCTTTAGAAGAGAAGAAGGAGCATTCGCCCTTAACGTCAGCCATTACCACGTTCTTACCATACACATCTTTatggatacaatgtatgtccatATTCGCCGCTATGGGAATATCATCGTTCGTCACTTCCAGAGATCTTGTATAGATAAATGTTGATGCCAGTTGTTCCGTGCATTAGAGACCCAGGATAGATCCGTCACGCAGAGAAACCCGACAGAACAAAGATCCCGCGCGGTAAGGTGAAGTACACCCGGTGTGCGGAATGTTTCCTGTGACCCGTGAGGTCACGTCTGATGGCCCTCAAGCGATGGAGCAAGAAAAAGTCATATCCAAGGGTGCCATTAAAGATGAGAGTTGGGTACTTTCACCTCGATTTCGTCATAAAACAAGTCGGGTATGTTTGTCCGTTATGGCCGTGGCCGTCTGTTACGTAGTTGCTCATATTTTACCTTAAGTAGAGCTTTCGCTTTATGTTCATACTGTGTATCCAAAGTCTAGATGGCATACATATCATGCCTTCTGAGTTGGCATACAAGCCCTCGAGGAAATCACGTCAAAGGATATTCAAGTGATTGATAGACGTGGATGTTTGGGCTAAATCTAACGTATGCACTCTTAGATACTTAGGTCTAAAAGTTGAAACTAGCGGTAAGGTGTGAGCATGCCGTATATCCTACACCCCACTTGATTACAACTTGATTGCTGAAGACGTGATGAACAACCAAAGGGCGAGCTAAACTTTCTGGTTCAAAGTCAAACAGGCCATGATTACTGATTTCCCATCAATCAACCGTTTGGCAATTTCCTCCTCCTTGTTCTCGCCGTACCTAATGGAGGATGTGATTTCTTTTCACGCCACTTGTCGGACCCCAAATTAAACTTTCATCAGGGGCCCTGTAGAATTGGAATGCACAGAGGGCGTGTGGCGTGTGCTGTGCCCCGGTGGAGAGCCACAGACGAACGAAATTACATGATTTAAAATGACCCACGTTCTGTCAGATCCAGGGGGAAGTGACCCACGGAAAACGTAATCTATATTCTATGAATTAGTTTCCGACGTGGGGCAGAAATTGTCACAAAAATAGGTTGGAGCCACAATAAGAGGTCAATGTGACATTCAGGATTTTATCCTGACCGTACGCGATGCAACTTTAGTGGCTAGTGCAGGGGTGGTTATACTTTgagaaaaattaaacaaaacatcACTTAAAAACATCATGACGGTTTAAGTTCAGAATGAGAGAGAACTGTAATCGGTTTCTTGCATGACGAAGTCAGCCACGATCCGTTATAGCAACGACAAAGCCCCAATGAACTTCTTGCCCCACGCTATTAGAAAAGATAGATCGGCCTGCTCCCCTGTTATCAAATAATGGACATGATGGATGATGTGTGGATGCCCTCTGCCCCCTTCCCTCTGACGGCGCCTAATTCTGTTCCCCATGGCGCTATGAGACGTTTTTCCCGTGTGGAGCTGTCACCTAAGATACAACCCTGGCAGATCTGCGAATACTGAGAAAGCAGTCCGATGCTACGTTGTATCCCCAAGAGATGCGTAGCTGTTACAAAGTTTATTCATTAAGGAAACTGACAGGTTACCGAAGCGTAGCAGGAGAGGTTTTATTAACTGATCGCAGAGAATCTTTTTACTTCGCTACTTGTGGATATACATGTGGTTGTTGTGATGAACTTGGCATTTATGgggaaatgcattttcttacTCTTACCTGGAATATTCTAACGTAAGTTTACATTAACATCCgaattatggatgacatctgtggggcattgatttttgtatattctaagaaaatgtggccacatgtcacccaatagcattcctggtcaatcacaattttatgcttgtcaaagGATCTGATCTAGAGGGtcagggggcacatggtcagggcatggggccactGCTCGCGCCCTTGttcccctctttaaacaagactGTCAATAatgaaattgttgttgttgaaatgtCAACGATGGTCTCTTACATACTTACTAGAAATGAACATAAGATAAACCAAGCCGGGAAGGAATATAATGGACTTGATGTTCAGTCCTGTGTGCCTTGGCAGCATTTTtcccttgattttttttgtcaccgCCGTGCGTTAGTTTTGGTGTCTcccgaggatgtcatccataaaattaaatcagtgtggccAATGGCAAATTCCTGACTTTTACAGCCCGCAGAATATTTCAACTCTTAAGAACTGCTTTACCAGAACCAGAAATTGCCATACGCCTCACAAACTGTTGCTGTGTCTTGTAAGGAACATTCAAGATTCCATTACAAGCACTGCGGAGTCTCTAACGAGAAAGCCATACACCAGGGAAATTTGCACAGTATGCTGCGACCGCATCTTCGTCGTTAATCGTGACAGGTACAGTACTGATTGATTGTGAATAATTCATTTAGAAGCGAAGACTCTTCTTTATTGAGTCTTTACAAGGGGACATTGTTACAAGAGGCGTAAATCTTCAGTTAGGGCGCCATTACTTGTAAAACTGTTATCATCAAAATGCTTCACTTATTCTAAGGACGAAAACCTTTAAGGTTTacatgatttcattttcaagaGAAACTGGTACATATGTGTGGTATATGAGCAGGTCTGGAATTTCGAATTCGTCTTCTACACGCACATATACAGTAACGGTATTAAGAACGAGGCCCGGTACATTGGTTAACTATAATGATCAATTCTGTCCACCAGCGTTCTTATTCTCATAGGAAATTTCACACAATGAAACACATCAGAATTACCAATCGCGACGTGAATACGAGCGGAACGATTATGGATATACCTACACCTGGTGTATCATGTCTCTATGGACGCTTATCTCtacaatgttgcaaaacacgTTCGCAATCAGCCAAGAATAGATAGTGTTTTGTAATGCAAGTATATACGTTTGAAAACAACAGTATGTGACCATTTTTAAATGTATTGAGTGTGCTCGTAATGTGACGTTGTAAAGCAAGTGGCTTACTGTCATATCTTTTAGGCATGAGAACTAGATCTAGAGGGCATTTTGTAAGGCAGAAGCACAAAATTATGCAGAGTTCAAAGAATGTTAAGCGCACACGTCAGCAGCATTACGACCAGGAGGAATTTAACACAGGGGAGCCCCCGGGCACGTACTGTGTAATATATAAGGGAATTTATACACAGAGGTTATATGTGCTGACGCGGAATATCTTCACTTGGAGTTCTCTCACAGAATGAGTTATTTTTCAATCTACAACAATGTTGTAAAGGTTTGGGTACAAGTATAGTTGGAGTAATCTAAATTCACTGGGAACAATTTAGAAATTAAACATGTATTGCAACGAATAGTAGATATAGATGTTAATCCCTCTAGCCGTCTGATATGTATTAGGATATATGGAAGCTACGCGTTTATAATGGGGTCCTTTGAGAAAAAGTCTTTTGTTATGTCTGAAGATTCGCCAAGGATTCTGGGGATGTTCTGTACTGTTCATCTTACGTCGATGGTCTCCAAGTATTTGCCATAGAGCAAATTGTACATAAATCGTCTGTTGAAGACGTCGTTACCTGAGATACTGTCTGAGAAATTGTGCGAACAGAACATACGTATATACAGGGTTACGTACTGATGGACTGGATTGTCCAGTAAATCGATGCTAACTcagttatgtatgtatgtatgtatagcgCTGGTATAAAAGGTTTGGAGGAAGCAGGGGAGATGTTGTAAATAGATTTAGAGGAGAACGGAGGTTTCTAGCTATTTACAATTCTTAGCTCGGGTTCTGTTCCAAGGGGAACACCATTCAAATGGTGGTAGTGCAGCAGCATAGTCCTTTTAGATTGATGATAGCTATGGCCTACACTGCAGAATATTTCATTACGTGCGCGGAGATAGAACGGATATTGTTTGACACTGCTCAGCTGCGCTGTTGGTGAAATCAAATTATCTGGCGCGTATTCATCTGAAGACGGATGTGATGTTCAAGATGACCAATTTTGGTAGTTACACAATGAGTTCAAAATAAAATGTTCGCACAAAGGAAATATATGATAGTATGGGAAACAGGGACCGGGAATGGTGAGTCTAAAGAGTACACAAACACAGAGTACAAACACTACGGGGCACGCATTTGTCACAACAAACGGTAATATTCTAGTCTTACCATCTTGGGACTTGTCCATGGTGCTGGATTGCCAGTTGCTCAGGTCACCAGTTGTGCAGTTATCGGCGTTGACTACAGACGGTCAGCTACGTTGTCAATGGAGAACTCCTGCAGAAATAAATCGGTGTCTTTCAGTTTTGTATCTATACCTGCAACATCCAGATAGCTGTGTTTCTGCGTAATTGGGTCAAGAGCGTTTGTAATGACATCTTTGATGGGTGTGATCTAATTTTCGCAGAGGCGGATCGCACATAATGATATCAGTGCCTGGCTGATTGTGCGCTAAGCATAGCCTGATATACCAACACGGTTTGATGGAATGTTATCTCTTTTAAACACTTCAAATCACTTCAGAAGATCGAATCTTACAATCTAGCTATAAGATGCTGCGGTTATTTAGAATCTCTTGATTCCTTTCTGGTGATGGGCCAGTTCTCTACCAGAGTGATGTGCTTAGCCCCCTCTACTCCCTAGCTACGCGGGGTTATTTGggagtaaaacaaaacaaaacaaaacaagacaagacaagacaaccCGACTGTGCCTTTCTTATCCCCCTTTTGTTCCTCTCTTCTCCTCTTGCTTGTTATGAGAAGGTACGAAGTCTCCTCCTTGTAAGCCTTTGATGGGAAATTCTTGACTAACGGATTATGCACTTAATCATGGATTAAGCTTGTCATCTCTTCATTACATAAAAACGCAGCAGTAATATATCCCGAACCCAGCAACGATACACC
Proteins encoded in this window:
- the LOC118421636 gene encoding Purkinje cell protein 4-like protein 1 isoform X2; this encodes MDKSQDAMFNKSMSVDARSCPEDPDSTVELRLNDSAMARKSKSVEETTNQEEEEIDIDLNDPETEKAALTIQNKYKDFKLKKGKKSASTST
- the LOC118421636 gene encoding uncharacterized protein LOC118421636 isoform X1 gives rise to the protein MDKSQDAMFNKSMSVDARSCPEDPDSTVELRLNDSGTEHNYAMARKSKSVEETTNQEEEEIDIDLNDPETEKAALTIQNKYKDFKLKKGKKSASTST